From the Roseibium salinum genome, one window contains:
- a CDS encoding ribokinase, translated as MITVFGSINLDLVVAVPRLPKAGETISGPDHQTFAGGKGANQAVAARRAGATVRMIGAVGRDAFAELALVNMRDAGVDLSGVKALDGTTGLAFIGIDPAGENQIIVASGTNARVEADWLAGGLGPQDLLMLQGETPFAEVERAMDLARQCGASVFWNPAPVPREDAAACLEAVGTLVVNESEAAELAGRIGMPGEPEAFLDHMATSFRAVVVTLGASGVVAGKGEDRFRFGSPKIEAVDTTGAGDAFCGALAAALDLRLPFERAVREGVAAGALACTVTGAQSSAPLKADIRRLADQIV; from the coding sequence ATGATCACAGTATTCGGCTCAATCAACCTGGACCTCGTGGTAGCTGTTCCGCGGTTGCCGAAGGCAGGAGAAACGATCAGCGGCCCGGATCATCAGACCTTCGCCGGCGGCAAGGGCGCCAACCAGGCTGTTGCGGCACGGCGGGCAGGGGCCACGGTCCGCATGATCGGCGCGGTCGGCCGGGACGCCTTTGCCGAACTGGCGCTGGTGAACATGCGCGACGCGGGTGTCGACCTTTCGGGGGTCAAGGCCCTGGACGGCACCACCGGACTGGCGTTTATCGGCATCGACCCGGCCGGGGAAAACCAGATCATCGTGGCAAGTGGCACCAATGCGCGCGTGGAGGCCGACTGGCTGGCGGGCGGGCTCGGCCCGCAAGACCTGCTGATGCTTCAGGGAGAAACCCCCTTCGCCGAGGTGGAGCGGGCGATGGATCTGGCACGGCAATGCGGTGCGTCCGTCTTCTGGAACCCGGCGCCCGTTCCTCGTGAGGACGCGGCCGCCTGCCTTGAGGCCGTCGGCACGCTGGTGGTGAACGAGAGCGAGGCCGCGGAACTTGCCGGCCGCATCGGCATGCCCGGTGAACCGGAAGCCTTCCTGGACCACATGGCCACATCCTTCAGGGCGGTGGTGGTCACGCTTGGCGCGTCCGGCGTCGTCGCCGGAAAAGGGGAGGACCGGTTCCGGTTCGGCTCGCCGAAAATCGAGGCGGTCGACACGACCGGAGCCGGTGATGCGTTTTGCGGTGCGCTGGCCGCAGCCCTCGACCTGCGCCTGCCATTCGAGCGCGCCGTCCGGGAAGGCGTCGCGGCCGGCGCCTTGGCCTGCACGGTGACCGGCGCCCAGTCCAGTGCCCCTCTCAAGGCGGACATCCGGCGCCTGGCCGATCAAATCGTCTGA
- the upp gene encoding uracil phosphoribosyltransferase: MSGANVISHPLVQHKLTIMRDKGTSTQGFRRLLREISTLLCYEVTRDLPLVRQTIETPLAEMQAPMLAGKKLVFASVLRAGNGLLEGMLELVPSARVAHIGLYRDPETLQPVEYYFKAPEDLHERLVIVVDPMLATANSAIAAVQKVKDRGANNVRFLCLLAAPEGVAKFNQAHPDVPIFTAAIDEKLNEKGYIVPGLGDAGDRMYGTK; this comes from the coding sequence ATGTCCGGAGCCAATGTCATCAGTCACCCGCTGGTACAGCACAAGCTGACCATCATGCGCGACAAGGGAACGTCCACACAGGGATTCCGGCGCCTCCTGCGCGAAATCTCCACGCTGCTTTGCTACGAGGTAACCCGCGACCTGCCGCTCGTTCGGCAAACCATCGAAACGCCGCTGGCGGAAATGCAGGCTCCGATGCTGGCCGGCAAGAAGCTGGTATTCGCCTCCGTCCTCAGGGCGGGCAACGGCCTGCTGGAAGGCATGCTCGAGCTGGTCCCCTCCGCCCGCGTCGCCCATATCGGTCTTTACCGCGACCCGGAAACCCTCCAGCCGGTCGAATATTATTTCAAGGCGCCTGAAGACCTGCACGAGCGCCTGGTGATCGTGGTGGATCCGATGCTGGCAACCGCGAACTCGGCCATCGCGGCAGTCCAGAAAGTGAAGGATCGCGGCGCGAACAACGTCCGTTTCCTTTGCCTTCTGGCCGCGCCGGAAGGGGTCGCCAAATTCAACCAGGCGCATCCGGATGTGCCGATCTTTACGGCAGCAATCGACGAGAAGCTGAACGAAAAGGGCTACATCGTACCGGGACTCGGCGATGCGGGCGACAGGATGTACGGCACGAAGTAA